A portion of the Benincasa hispida cultivar B227 unplaced genomic scaffold, ASM972705v1 Contig533, whole genome shotgun sequence genome contains these proteins:
- the LOC120069657 gene encoding uncharacterized protein LOC120069657: MPETTSHSEPSTSNAGKPEVPLNAPFPKRLMKNNDEQQFKRFLELLRQLHINTPLIEALGQIPTYVKFLKDILTEKRRVSEKEVIALMRDCNALISNSLPKKQKDPGNFTVPCSIEGFDVGHVLCDFGASINLMPLSIFKKLGIGEAQPTSVTLQLADRKKYYPEGKIEEVLVKVDNFIFPADFIILDYKADREVPIILGRPFLSIGKVLIDVYKGELTMRIDNQEVKFNVLNAFKFPDNEDCQLNSIELAEEETHVCEVLALENLKESELPSLIERQTKPTHLSLEEPPKLELKQLLSHLKYAFLGTNNTLPVIISANLTEPNEQSLLQMLKKHKRAIG, encoded by the coding sequence atgccTGAGACTACAAGCCATTCAGAACCCAGTACATCTAACGCGGGAAAGCCTGAGGTGCCGCTGAATGCACCATTCCCTAAGCGTCTGATGAAGAATAATGATGAACAACAATTCAAGCGCTTTCTTGAGCTTCTAAGGCAATTGCATATCAACACTCCACTTATAGAGGCCTTGGGGCAAATACCAACATATGTCAAATTTTTGAAGGACATCTTGACGGAGAAAAGAAGAGTCAGTGAGAAGGAAGTAATCGCGCTAATGCGGGATTGCAACGCGTTAATAAGCAACAGTCTACCAAAGAAGCAGAAGGACCCTGGGAACTTCACAGTTCCTTGCTCGATAGAAGGATTTGATGTAGGTCATGTGTTGTGCGATTTTGGAGCTAGCATTAATCTCATGCCACTCtcaatttttaagaaactaGGAATTGGCGAAGCACAACCTACTTCTGTTACTCTTCAGCTTGCTGACAGAAAAAAGTATTACCCagaaggaaagattgaagaagTTCTGGTAAAGGTTGACAACTTCATATTCCCAGCAGACTTTATTATCTTGGACTATAAAGCGGATAGGGAGGTACCAATTATCCTTGGACGCCCCTTCCTATCTATTGGGAAAGTTTTAATCGACGTGTATAAAGGAGAATTAACTATGCGCATAGATAATCAAGAGGTGAAGTTCaatgtgctcaacgcatttAAGTTCCCAGATAATGAAGATTGTCAACTAAACAGTATTGAGTTGGCTGAAGAAGAGACCCATGTATGTGAGGTCCTCGCGTTGGAGAACCTGAAAGAATCAGAGCTGCCAAGTCTAATTGAGCGGCAGACAAAACCAACGCATCTATCACTTGAGGAACCACCAAAACTCGAGTTAAAACAGTTACTTAGTCACCTGAAATATGCATTCCTTGGAACCAACAACACTTTACCTGTGATCATTTCCGCAAATCTTACAGAGCCTAACGAGCAATCTCTCTTACAGATGCTGAAAAAGCACAAGCGTGCAATAGGCTAG